Proteins from one Mytilus galloprovincialis chromosome 11, xbMytGall1.hap1.1, whole genome shotgun sequence genomic window:
- the LOC143052519 gene encoding toll-like receptor 2 — translation MRIYILFVLTVCFLNIGKGYVMQKECHKNCKCAIRRSKKRQAVCRGRDLHYIPQFPEMILSVIMSGTNLTNIDKNGFKNLTYIRLKELTLDNNLITFIHEDAFINLKYLDSLSIVQETNLAVNVIKVSVGKMETRNLRSLYFKNNNWLFLPVDMFTSFSYSEIRTIGIYGNSLSELQSATFSPLKKLQKLYMNKNEIEHIDLKGISKDLVDLRLNENLLPKVPELCTKDRRGISLVNKLHTLDLSDNNIGDIRVQAFQCLPNLKKLLLNRIPMKRIRSNIFASLPVLYSLQLSKIGFPLQKIDDYAFNSSTLSRLLMDVANFHFDREEFNPQTIFSLSPNLSFLNLDHNFFPKNETKMQQILSPLVRLKNLIISSTSLFILPKNVFPYLKSLENLTLSSNRLSDWNDGSQIFRNMTSLRNLNLKDNFIKIINKNTFPAAVLKSLKVLDLSYNSFVCTCDQLWFTEWIKSTKVKLLSYPTLYKCRSPPSLDGTLLQKYVNSSKECPLWNPIYTTVIILLLSATVLAVIFAIIMKCQTNIKNYLYLWRINYNRRRGYLPLQDADDFEYHAFVVYCDADRQWVHQKFLKKLEQDEGMKLCIHHRDFEIGESITANINNYLEKSWKVVVILSNDFAKSEWCQWEVDVVQERRRRQGRDVFLLIMLKNIDSKHMTNQLRALLDSASSLKYPMGVGEELFWTAAVETLRKPLGHPPTALL, via the coding sequence ATGAGAATATACATCCTTTTTGTGTTGACGGTGTGTTTCCTAAATATAGGCAAAGGGTATGTAATGCAAAAGGAATGCCACAAGAATTGTAAATGCGCTATTAGGCGTTCAAAGAAACGTCAAGCTGTATGTAGGGGACGGGATTTGCATTACATTCCACAATTTCCAGAAATGATACTTTCTGTTATTATGAGTGGAACAAATTTGACGAATATTGATAAAAATGGATTCAAGAATTTGACCTATATTAGACTGAAAGAATTAACATTAGATAACAATCTTATTACGTTTATTCACGAAGATGcgtttatcaatttaaaatatcTGGATAGTTTGAGTATAGTTCAAGAAACAAATCTAGCAGTGAATGTAATTAAGGTATCTGTTGGGAAAATGGAAACAAGAAATCTCcgatctttatattttaaaaataataactgGCTTTTCCTTCCAGTCGATATGTTTACAAGTTTTTCATACAGTGAAATACGAACTATTGGAATATATGGTAACAGTTTGTCCGAACTACAGAGTGCGACATTTTCACCATTAAAAAAGTTGCAAAAGctgtatatgaataaaaatgaGATTGAACATATTGATTTAAAAGGCATTTCAAAGGATTTAGTGGATTTGCGTTTGAATGAAAATCTTCTCCCAAAGGTTCCGGAATTGTGTACAAAGGATAGACGAGGTATcagtttagtaaacaaattacaTACTTTAGATTTAAGCGATAATAACATTGGGGACATAAGAGTACAAGCTTTTCAATGTTTGCCAAATTTGAAAAAGCTTTTACTCAATAGAATACCAATGAAGAGAATTCGGTCAAATATATTCGCATCTCTCCCAGTTTTGTATTCTCTACAACTCTCAAAAATAGGGTTTCCTTTGCAAAAAATAGACGATTATGCGTTCAATAGTTCAACTCTTTCACGTCTGCTTATGGACGTTGCAAATTTCCATTTTGATAGAGAGGAGTTTAATCCACAGACTATTTTTTCCTTGTCACCAAATCTAAGTTTTCTAAACTTAGACCATAATTTTTTCCCTAAAAACGAAACAAAGATGCAACAAATACTTTCACCTTTAGTGAGGCTGAAAAATTTAATAATATCCTCAACAAGTCTTTTTATTCTTCCAAAAAATGTCTTCCCGTACTTAAAATCACTCGAAAATTTGACCCTAAGTTCAAACAGATTGTCTGATTGGAATGACGGAAGTCAAATATTTCGGAATATGACGTCTCTTAGAAACCTCAATCTGAAAGATAATTTcatcaaaattataaacaaaaacactTTTCCTGCAGCCGTACTTAAATCGTTAAAAGTTCTGGATTTGAGCTATAATTCTTTTGTATGCACGTGTGATCAACTATGGTTTACAGAATGGATTAAATCAACTAAAGTAAAGCTTCTCAGTTATCCAACGCTATATAAATGTAGGTCGCCACCATCGCTTGATGGAACGTTACTTCAAAAGTATGTAAACTCGTCTAAGGAGTGTCCCCTATGGAATCCTATTTATACCACGGTAATTATCTTGTTATTGTCAGCAACGGTATTAGCTGTGATATTTGCGATAATAATGAAGTGtcaaacaaacattaaaaactatttatacctatggagaattaattacAACAGAAGAAGAGGTTATCTCCCCTTGCAAGATGCAGATGATTTCGAATATCATGCATTTGTTGTGTATTGTGATGCTGATCGCCAATGGGTTCACCAAAAATTTCTAAAGAAACTAGAACAAGATGAAGGAATGAAACTTTGCATTCATCATAGAGATTTTGAAATCGGGGAATCAATTACTGCAAATATCAATAACTATCTAGAGAAATCATGGAAAGTGGTtgttattttatcaaatgattttGCAAAAAGTGAATGGTGTCAATGGGAGGTTGATGTCGTTCAAGAGAGAAGGCGCAGACAGGGAAGGGATGTGTTTTTATTGATTATGCTTAAAAATATTGATTCTAAACATATGACGAATCAACTCAGAGCCCTTCTAGACAGTGCATCAAGTCTGAAATATCCAATGGGCGTAGGCGAAGAACTGTTCTGGACGGCAGCAGTAGAAACACTAAGAAAGCCATTGGGGCATCCACCGACAGCACTGTTATGA